The DNA segment GATGAAAGGCTATCGGGGGAATTTGTTCTTTCCTAATCAACGGGTGACAAGGGCAGAAGCCTTAGCAATTTTTGCCCAAGCTTATGGAGTATTTCAATTCTCTGATGATGTTGTCAACGAGATACTCGCACCCTATCCAGATGCGAATTCTATACCAAATTGGGCGAGAAGAGCGATCGCCACAGTCATTACAGAAGGATTTATTAATACTGATGCTCAGAATAACATCACCCCATTAAGACCTATGACCCGTGGGGATATGGCTTACTTGCTGAGTAAATATTTGCAAAGACAGCAAAAGCAACCAGACACCCCAGTAGTTCCCACGACTACAGATAGTCCACAACTACCTTAATACCCAAACTACGTAAAAATCAGCAGATAAAAATAAAATTACAACATATCTATACGGTGCTATTTTTGCTTAAGAGTAGTATGTCTATTTTTGCTGCACCGTATCATAGTACATTTGGATAGAATAGACTAAATATAGGCTCTATTCCCTAGCCTCTAGACTCTTAATCATCCTTGCATAGTGTGTTGTTAACAACCTATCAGCAGGATATTCTTCTACTTTGCTAATTTTGCAAAAATGAATCTAATTACACTTTTTCAAGTAATTTTGCGGTGTAGGTTATAAAGCATGATTACTAGTAAAAAATGCTGATAGCCTAGTGCTTAATTACCCATCCTTAGTGAACACTTCTTAGACTGCTACTTAGTAACAGTCTAATTCTCCGGGCTACCCGACCGTGGGAAAATCAGAATACCAAAAGTAGAGATTAGAGAGGAAAACCCTATAATATGCATCTGAGTGAAATCACCCATCCCAATCAGCTGCACGGTCTATCCATCCGTCAACTGCAACAAATTGCCCGTCAGATTCGAGATAAACACCTGCAAACAGTAGCTGAATTTGGTGGACATCTGGGGCCTGGCTTGGGTGTTGTAGAGTTAACACTAGGGCTTTACCAGACTCTAGATTTAGACCGGGATAAAGTTATATGGGATGTAGGACACCAAGCTTATCCCCACAAATTGATTACAGGACGCTACAGCGACTTCCATACCCTCAGACAAAAAGATGGAATTGCCGGTTATCTCAAACGTGGTGAAAATAAATTCGATCATTTTGGTGCAGGCCACGCTTCAACCAGCATCTCCGCAGCATTGGGTATGGCTTTAGCACGAGACATGAACGGGGAAAAGTTTAAAGCCGTGGCCGTGATTGGCGATGGTGCATTAACAGGTGGTATGGCGTTGGAAGCTATCAACCATGCTGGACACTTGCCGAAAACCAACTTATTGGTTGTTCTCAACGACAATGAGATGTCTATTTCTCCCAACGTCGGCGCGATTCCTCGCTACCTCAACAAAATGCGCCTCAGTCCCCCGGTGCAGTTCATCAAGGATAATTTTGAAGAACAGTTCAAACACATTCCCTTTGTCGGCGAATCCCTATCTCCCGAATTAGGAAGAATTAAAGAAGGGATGAAACGTTTAGCCGTTCCCAAGGTAGGTGCAGTATTTGAAGAACTGGGCTTTACCTACATGGGGCCAGTTGATGGGCATAATTTAGAGGAATTGATTGCTACCTTCCAACAAGCACACCAAATAGCTGGGCCAGTGTTAGTTCATGTAGCCACTATCAAAGGTAAGGGCTACGAACTCGCGGAAAAAGACCAAGTAGGCTACCATGCCCAAACTCCTTTTAACCTGACAACTGGCAAAGCAATTCCCTCCAACAAACCCAAACCCCCTGCTTATGCCAAAGTCTTCTCCCATACCCTAGTTAAATTAGCAGAACAAAACCCCAAAATTATTGGGATTACTGCGGCTATGGCGACAGGAACAGGTTTAGATAAGCTACAAGCAAAACTGCCCAATCAATATATTGATGTTGGCATTGCGGAACAACACGCAGTCACCCTCGCAGCTGGTTTGGCAACTGAAGGTATGCGTCCTGTAGCAGCCATCTACTCTACTTTCTTACAAAGGGCATACGACCAGATTATTCACGATGTCTGTATCCAAAATTTACCAGTATTCTTCTGTTTGGATCGGGCGGGAATTGTTGGTTCTGATGGCCCTACCCACCAAGGTATGTATGACATTGCCTATCTACGGTGCATTCCCAACATTGTAATGATGGCACCGAAAGATGAAGCCGAAATGCAACGCATGGTAGTTACTGGTATTGAACATACCACCGGGCCCATCGCTATGCGTTTCCCTCGTGGCAATGGCTATGGCGTACCCCTGATGGAAGAAGGCTGGGAACCTTTGGAAATCGGTAAAGGTGAAATTCTCCGCAACGGTGATGATGTATTAATTATCGGCTACGGCACAATGGTTTACCCCAGTATGCAGGCGGCGGAAATTCTCAGCGAACACGGGATTGAAGCGACTGTGATTAATGCCCGATTTGTTAAACCCTTAGATACGGAATTAATCGTGCCTTTGGCTCAGAAAATTGGGCGGGTTGTCACCCTGGAAGAAGGCTGTGTGATGGGTGGCTTTGGTTCAGCTGTAGCAGAAGCATTGTTAGATGCAGATGTGGTGGTTCCTGTCAAGCGCATTGGTATTCCTGATGTATTGGTAGAACACGCTACTCCAGATGAGTCTAAGGCGGAATTAGGTTTAACTAGCCGTCAAATTGCGGAAAGAGTTCTACAGGCTTACTTTCAAAAGCAACCATCTCCTGTAAGCTAAGTTTCTGTTTCACTTGTACGAGGTTCCAAGCCATAATTTATCCGGGGATTACGCAAGTGTCACAAAAAGTCTTATTTTTTGCTTGTAGTAAGGGCTTTAGCTCTTATTTTGAGGACTAAAGTCCTCACTACAAACTTAAAATAATATGCCAGTTGCGTAAGTCCTATTTATATTCAGGTGGGTATTGCCCACCTTTTTTATATTGGTATTACGTTCATTCCAGCAATCTATTAAAAGAGCGATTTTATCTAATAACTTACGACGATAAAACCTCCACCTAGAGAACGATATGGCTGATGAGCTAGATAAAGTAAAAATAGAATGCTTCATCTTAAGCAAGTTACATTCTATGAAACTGAATTTTTCTATGAAAAAGCTCTCAAATTTAGGACGTTGGATAGCTACAACTGTATTTTGTTTATCAGCGATCGCTTTCGTTTGGCAAGGTGCATTTTTCGCCGACACCTCAGCAATGGCTGATAACTCTACATATTTAATCGCAACTTCGGACGCAACCGATAGTCTACGTAACAAATCCAAAGAATTCATCCGCGACACCAAAGATAACGTTAAAGATGCAGCCAGAACAAATGCTAGCCGTGTCGATGATGCAACCGATAATGGTAGCACAGCCGAGCGCAAAGCTAACAAAGATGCGTCTCGGATTCAGAAAAGAGCAGAAGAAGATGCAGCTCGTACAGAAACAGCAGTAGACAACAATCTAAATGCTGTTGAGCGTACTATCGATAATATCAAAGGTGCTTTCACCAATAATTAGAAAAGAAACATCAAGGGTGCAGATACCCGATTTCTTTAAAATCGGGTATCTTGTTTTTTGAGTTTTTCCCGGAGACTGTTTCCATCAACCATTACCCTGATTCTATGATTTTTGGGTTTAGGTAATAGAAAGCAAATTTTCCGTAACTGAATTAACTACTTGAATTAATTCTTGCAATTTGGCAGCTACTAACCCACTATTTAATAATTCTTCTGCCTTAGCAATACCCGATCGCATATCCGCGCAAATTCCACTCCGCCAGAGGTAAAAGCCGCCATTCCACAAGGCTGTTTGTTGCAATTCACAGGATTTACCAGCAAGTACATCCTGTATTTGAGTTAGTAATTCTTCGGTGCTACCCAAAGGTACATTCTTGGTAGTAAAACCATATTCATGGGTTGAAAGGAAGACTCTTTCTAGCTCTGGTGATGCTGAAGATAAGCTGATAATGGCTGTGCGATCGCGTGGTAAATCACAACTGCCTTCTAATCCCTTCACAAGAGTAAATTTACTTACTCCCCGCAGTTCCAATGCTACCTGGAACATCCCTTCTGTTGGTGGATGAACATACCCAGCAATTACATGAGCATCCCCAGCATAGGGACACCAAATTAATTCCATCGTTGCCAATGGTGGACGCTTACCTAATTGGTCGCGGTATTCCCAAATACTATTAGTTAAGGGAAAATGCTTTGGTGTATAAACAAAGCCGATTCCTGTTTGTGCAAATACTTCTTGGGTTTTTTCTAGTGATAAGGTAGTCCAATTTACGCCTAATCCTTGCCAAATCTCGGTTAAAGGTAATCCATATTTCGTCGGTAGGCGATCTCCTCCGTGTATTACCACTGGTTGTTCGACTGTGGCCATGAGTAACGCTGTTACCGGACTGATTGGTGCAGTGCGTGTTCTGCCATCATAAGGTATGCCGAAAACTATAACTGGGCGTTTAGAAGAGATTGGTTGCAGTTTTGGCCCCAATTCATCGAAAGCATCTAACATTCCCGCTAACTCTTCTCCCGTTGGGCGCTTAATCCGGTGGGCGATCAAAAATGCGCCTATCTGGGCTGGTGTAGCTTCACCCAAGAACATCATCTTAGTGGCGGTGGCGGCTTCAACACGGTTTAAACTTTCTCCCGTATGGTTCCCACTCCCTACTTTTTTCAGCAGATCCCTGAATACAATACTCATAAAAGTTATTAGTCAACGGTCAATGGTCATTAGTCATTAGTCATTAGTCATTAGTCGTATTGTTGCTTTGGACTGTGGACTTTTGACTCTGAACTATGAACTATTGACTAATCGTATACCTTATAGCAATTTCAAAAAATAATGCGACAGACACATACTCTCAAACCTTTGTAATGTCTGGCTTTTTGAATTTTGAATTTTGAATTGATATTACGATGCCGATCGCTGTCGCTCAACTATTGGCGGAATATTTTCTCTCACTAGTTGCCAAAAATGTTTGATGGGAGGAATTTGCAGACGGTCTTGAGTTGTGACCATGACTACTCGACGTGTTAAGCCAGAATTTTCCGGTAATGCACTATTAGCTAAGGGACGCACGGCTAAGGTGGGGTCAAGGCGCGCTTCTACTAATGCGGAGGAAGGAAGCAAAGCAATTAATTCCCCTTGGCGTACAACTCCCCGGAAGGCATCTAGGGTATTGACTTCTAAAGCCGCTTGTAGCGTAGCTTCCAATCGCTCAAATTTCTCTTGGACTAAACGTTGCATCCCATAACCATCTTTAAAAACCACCTGGGGATAACGTACCAACTCCGACCAAGGGACACGCTCGTATGCAGCTAAGGGATGATTGGCTGCTGTTAAGAGTTCTATCGGCTCATCATAAAGGACTTCCACCACCATATCTCTACCAGTGGTGAGAAAGCGATTATTCATCACAATCGCCAAATCTACCAAGCCATCTTTGAGAACTTTGAGTGCGCGATCGCTACCTAACGATGTTACCCGTAATTGTACTTCTGGATAATCACGGCAAAACTTTTGTAACACTGGTGGCAAGTATGAACCACATAGGGAATGAATGGCAGCAATACACAATTCTGGCTGCTTCCCGGCGATTAAATCTCCTAACTCTTGTGTAGCAGTTTCCCACTCCAGACAAATTTTGCGGGCGCGCGGTAGCAGGCGTTCACCACCCAAGGTCAGCTTGGAATGATTTGTTCTATGAAACAGTTCTAAACCCAAATCAGCTTCTAAAGACTGGATTTGCCGACTGATTGTCGATTGGGTGACACCACATTTACTGGCAGCTTTTTGAAAGCTACCAGTTTCCGCGATCGCCAAAAAAGCTTGCAACTGCTCTAGTCGCATTTGTATGTAGCCTTAATTACATTTACGGCATTCAATTAAGTTAGCTGATTTTGCTCCCCAATTTGGTAGATTTTGTTACAGCTTTGGCAATTAACACAAATTTCATTAATTATTTTCCCCTGCCTAATCTCTTAAAAGGTAAGAGTTAGGGTGAAGTACATCTACAGTAGTATGAGCAGTGCTGATGATAGGTTTAAAGTAAGCGATATCTACAAGGTTGATCATTCTACGCAACTCGCATATCAATCGAACTGAGAAATCACAACCTCCTGATCAGGAAAACAGGCAATTATTGTCAGACTTCCACCAAGAGATTTAATGTATCGAGAGAGGGTGGATATTTGAATATCATCCTGATGCTCAATCTTTGAAAGTGCCGATTGTACTACTCCCATATTCTTTGCCACATCACCTTGTGTCTGTCCAAGTGACTCTCGAAGTTCGGAAAGTGTTAATTTGAGCAATACAAGGTTTGCCTGCATCTCACTTTCTGCCTGTTGTTCTGGAGTCATTTTTTTACGAAGTTCATCAAATGGCTTCGTTTTCATAGGAACCCCTCTGTTTTTAATTCTTCTAAATGTTCGTCATACAACGTATCTGCTTTTGGCACATTCTCCTCATACCAGCGATCATCTCCTCCCTTGTTGCCTCCAAGGAGAAGAATAGCGACTCTCCTTGGATCAAAGGCATAGAGTATTCGGTACGGTTCTCCTTTGTGCTGCACCCTCAACTCTCTCATGTGGGAATGACGTGAGCTGTTTATTTTTGAACTGTAGGGAAAAGGAAGCTTTGCTCCCCGCGCTTCAATTAGTCGCACTACTACATCGATAGCAACCTGGGTACTTTCCTCTAACTCAACCCACCACATTTCAAACTCGTCTGTAAACTCTACCTCCCAGGTCATTGTTATTTACAAATATTTTACCGGAAATATCACCTTGAACTCATATTATGGTTATATCTGTACAGAGACAAGTAAAGAAAGAATCTTCTTCAGCTATCTCTAAGACAATGCTCCGCATATGCACTGCTGTTATTTCTGATTTGATCCCCAGTGTCGGTTTTCAAAGATACGCTAATTTTGTCAGTGCAGCGATCGCATGGACTCGAACAAGTTCATCTGTATCTGTTGACAGCATAGTTAAGCTTTCCGTTGCTTCTGCATTACCTAGCTGACCCAAAGATAAGGCGATCGCACTTTTCATACTATGAATTTTTGTAGCTGGATGTGGCGAGTTCAGTATCTCTAATAGAATGGCTGTGGCTGGTGTTTTTAACTCAGGCTTTTGTATTCTTCCTAGAACTGTGACAATTTCTTGCCATAGTGTTTCTGTTGTGACTTGATTAAATGCTTGTTGTAAATATTCCAGGCTAATAAGCGATTCTAACCAAACTAAAGCGCGGATGATTTCTAGTTGTAAGGTAATGGGTGTATGAGCTGATATTAGAGCCTTATATAAATGCTGAGCTGCATCATCACCACCCATACGCGCCAGAGCATTGGCGGCTGCACAGCAAACCTCTATATTAAAATCGTAGAGTTTGGGTTGAATTTGAGCTACCAAATTTAATTCTGAAGATAAATCAGAGCGAAAACTTAAACCCTGAATCGCTGTACGTCTAACTGTGGCAGATAGATCATTTAAAGCGTTCAACAGTATAGGTGGTACACGTTGATCATGAAAACTGCTGAGAGCTTCGATAGCTGCGGCGCGGATAGATGCTTGGGTATCTTGTACCACACTCAACAGAGGGGCGATGGTTTGTGTATGTCGGATATAAGCAAGCGATCGCACTGCCAAAAGTCTTGTATTTTCTTGTGCTAAGAGTTCAACAATTACCGGAATGGCGATTGTACCCATTTGCGCTATTGCTGATGAGGCGATCGCTTTAATTTCCTCATCATCACTAGTTTTCAACAATTCCACCAGAGGCATAATCGCCTCTGGGTGCTGCAATTCACCTAAAATTCGGGCAGCAAACCAGCGCAATTCATCCTCTGCGTCTTCATCTTCTAGGATGTCAATTAATGGGTTGATGGTCACATTGCCCAAATTAACTAACACTTTGGCAATATCCCAACGTTGCTGAAAATCTCCCAACTCAAAAATAGAGAGTGCTAATTCCAGCAGTTGTTCTGAATTAGCCGTGTCATGTGTATCTACTAAAATCAGCTGTTGCAGATTATTAATCACCAATGACAAATCATCTGCACTATGCGCCGCCTGCGCTTGCACTAAAATTTGACCGATATTATTCACAATACCTTTGGAATAGCGAAGTTTTGAGTGCTGTAAAGCCCTACGGGCAATAGCTGCGCTGAGAGCAGTAGTGCGGCGTTTAGCCAGTGCTGAGTGCTGAGTAATAAATCTTTCCCCTGCTCCCTGCTTCCTACTTGCTCACACTAGCTTTGCTTGACTACAACTGAATCACCCTCAATCTTGGCGGCGTAAGTTTTGAGTGGTTTTGTAGCTGGGTCTTTCTGCACTTTACCATCAACTCCATATTCTGCGCCATGACATGGGCAGACAAATTTCTTCGCTTGGGCTTGCCATGCTACGGTACAGCCTTTGTGGCTACAAGTAGGATTGACAGCAATCAGATTTGCGTCCTTAGATGTACCCACGACCAACACCGGGCCAATTGGTGAATTTTCGTTGAGTAATTGACCAGTTTTATCTAGTTCAGCAACAGTCCCGATCGCTTGCCCCTCTGTAGATGTTGTGGGCTGGGAAGAACAAGCAGCGATCGCTACAGGTAAGCTACTTGCTATCCAACCCAAACCTACCCAATTGATGAAATCCCGACGTTTCATAGCCACTGAAGTTATGTATTAGTTGTAAACAAAAGTCTAGCCTTGTTTTACCAACATTTTTAGCTACTCATTAGTTAAGTGTAATGCAGAAAACGCATATTCTCTATTAAACTTACGCATTAATACGAGAATTTTGTAGCTACTTATACTATTTTACCTGAGATCCCGACATAACCTTAGAAGTATCGAAATCGTTACATAAACATTCACACAAACCACTTGACAAATTTAGCCAATGTAAAAGACTACAGTTTCTCCCCGGTTTAGTTCTAGAGTTACCTTCAGTGAAACATCGGCGGCGTGTCAGTCATTGAAGTAGCATAAATCAATTCAAAATACCCTGCGGGAAGGCTGCGCCAACAAAATTAAATATTTGGTTTTTCACTATTAGAGCATCGATTCATTAATCAAAAACCTTACCCCCCAGCCCCCTTCCCTTGTAGGGAAGTGGGAGCCAAACTCCCCTCTCCGCGTCGGAGCGAAAAGTCTGAGCGGAGGTTTCCTCCGAACAGAACTTTTAAAGAGAGAGGGGTTGGGGGAGAGGTTCTTTCAAGATTACTAAATTGCTATCACTAGACCTCGTAGAACTAGCAAAGACTACGGGTGGATTGATCTTGAGCAAAAAAACTTTATGAGAACCAGCTCATGACAGATACAGTAACTACCCCCAAAGCCAGCCTCAATAAGTTTGAGAAATTCAAAGCCGAAAAAGATGGACTTGCCATCAAGTCAGAGATCGAAAAAATTGCCTCTTTGGGATGGGAAGCAATGGACGCAACAGACCGAGATCATCGCCTCAAATGGGTGGGTGTATTCTTTCGCCCAGTCACCCCTGGTAAATTTATGATGCGGATGCGGATGCCGAATGGTATCCTCACCAGCGATCAGATGCGTGTTTTAGCCGAAGTGGTGCAGCGTTACGGAGATGACGGCAACGCTGATATTACAACTAGGCAGAATATTCAACTACGAGGTATCAGAATAGAAGACTTACCGCACATATTCAATAAATTTCATGCAGTAGGTTTAACCAGTGTGCAGTCAGGGATGGACAACATCCGTAACATCACAGGCGACCCGATAGCGGGGTTAGATGCGGATGAGTTGTATGACACCCGTGAGTTAGTGCAGCAAATTCAGGATATGCTCACCAACAAAGGAGAAGGCAATCGAGAGTTTAGTAATTTGCCTCGTAAATTTAATATTGCGATCGCCGGTGGACGGGATAATTCAGTTCATGCGGAAATCAACGATTTAGCCTTTGTTC comes from the Nostoc sp. PCC 7120 = FACHB-418 genome and includes:
- a CDS encoding S-layer homology domain-containing protein; amino-acid sequence: MVRTMRPLLSTLSLVLLLQGFPVIVQAQGSENTGDVASTAIQQVIAANLMTNSADGNFYPERLMNRAELASILVKAFRLNKQEAANQPKSITVADVPRSHWAYQDIQTVLKTDVMKGYRGNLFFPNQRVTRAEALAIFAQAYGVFQFSDDVVNEILAPYPDANSIPNWARRAIATVITEGFINTDAQNNITPLRPMTRGDMAYLLSKYLQRQQKQPDTPVVPTTTDSPQLP
- the dxs gene encoding 1-deoxy-D-xylulose-5-phosphate synthase, with translation MHLSEITHPNQLHGLSIRQLQQIARQIRDKHLQTVAEFGGHLGPGLGVVELTLGLYQTLDLDRDKVIWDVGHQAYPHKLITGRYSDFHTLRQKDGIAGYLKRGENKFDHFGAGHASTSISAALGMALARDMNGEKFKAVAVIGDGALTGGMALEAINHAGHLPKTNLLVVLNDNEMSISPNVGAIPRYLNKMRLSPPVQFIKDNFEEQFKHIPFVGESLSPELGRIKEGMKRLAVPKVGAVFEELGFTYMGPVDGHNLEELIATFQQAHQIAGPVLVHVATIKGKGYELAEKDQVGYHAQTPFNLTTGKAIPSNKPKPPAYAKVFSHTLVKLAEQNPKIIGITAAMATGTGLDKLQAKLPNQYIDVGIAEQHAVTLAAGLATEGMRPVAAIYSTFLQRAYDQIIHDVCIQNLPVFFCLDRAGIVGSDGPTHQGMYDIAYLRCIPNIVMMAPKDEAEMQRMVVTGIEHTTGPIAMRFPRGNGYGVPLMEEGWEPLEIGKGEILRNGDDVLIIGYGTMVYPSMQAAEILSEHGIEATVINARFVKPLDTELIVPLAQKIGRVVTLEEGCVMGGFGSAVAEALLDADVVVPVKRIGIPDVLVEHATPDESKAELGLTSRQIAERVLQAYFQKQPSPVS
- a CDS encoding anthranilate phosphoribosyltransferase family protein, with translation MSIVFRDLLKKVGSGNHTGESLNRVEAATATKMMFLGEATPAQIGAFLIAHRIKRPTGEELAGMLDAFDELGPKLQPISSKRPVIVFGIPYDGRTRTAPISPVTALLMATVEQPVVIHGGDRLPTKYGLPLTEIWQGLGVNWTTLSLEKTQEVFAQTGIGFVYTPKHFPLTNSIWEYRDQLGKRPPLATMELIWCPYAGDAHVIAGYVHPPTEGMFQVALELRGVSKFTLVKGLEGSCDLPRDRTAIISLSSASPELERVFLSTHEYGFTTKNVPLGSTEELLTQIQDVLAGKSCELQQTALWNGGFYLWRSGICADMRSGIAKAEELLNSGLVAAKLQELIQVVNSVTENLLSIT
- a CDS encoding LysR family transcriptional regulator, giving the protein MRLEQLQAFLAIAETGSFQKAASKCGVTQSTISRQIQSLEADLGLELFHRTNHSKLTLGGERLLPRARKICLEWETATQELGDLIAGKQPELCIAAIHSLCGSYLPPVLQKFCRDYPEVQLRVTSLGSDRALKVLKDGLVDLAIVMNNRFLTTGRDMVVEVLYDEPIELLTAANHPLAAYERVPWSELVRYPQVVFKDGYGMQRLVQEKFERLEATLQAALEVNTLDAFRGVVRQGELIALLPSSALVEARLDPTLAVRPLANSALPENSGLTRRVVMVTTQDRLQIPPIKHFWQLVRENIPPIVERQRSAS
- a CDS encoding helix-turn-helix domain-containing protein; amino-acid sequence: MKTKPFDELRKKMTPEQQAESEMQANLVLLKLTLSELRESLGQTQGDVAKNMGVVQSALSKIEHQDDIQISTLSRYIKSLGGSLTIIACFPDQEVVISQFD
- a CDS encoding type II toxin-antitoxin system RelE/ParE family toxin yields the protein MTWEVEFTDEFEMWWVELEESTQVAIDVVVRLIEARGAKLPFPYSSKINSSRHSHMRELRVQHKGEPYRILYAFDPRRVAILLLGGNKGGDDRWYEENVPKADTLYDEHLEELKTEGFL
- a CDS encoding HEAT repeat domain-containing protein, encoding MNNIGQILVQAQAAHSADDLSLVINNLQQLILVDTHDTANSEQLLELALSIFELGDFQQRWDIAKVLVNLGNVTINPLIDILEDEDAEDELRWFAARILGELQHPEAIMPLVELLKTSDDEEIKAIASSAIAQMGTIAIPVIVELLAQENTRLLAVRSLAYIRHTQTIAPLLSVVQDTQASIRAAAIEALSSFHDQRVPPILLNALNDLSATVRRTAIQGLSFRSDLSSELNLVAQIQPKLYDFNIEVCCAAANALARMGGDDAAQHLYKALISAHTPITLQLEIIRALVWLESLISLEYLQQAFNQVTTETLWQEIVTVLGRIQKPELKTPATAILLEILNSPHPATKIHSMKSAIALSLGQLGNAEATESLTMLSTDTDELVRVHAIAALTKLAYL
- a CDS encoding ubiquinol-cytochrome c reductase iron-sulfur subunit, whose amino-acid sequence is MKRRDFINWVGLGWIASSLPVAIAACSSQPTTSTEGQAIGTVAELDKTGQLLNENSPIGPVLVVGTSKDANLIAVNPTCSHKGCTVAWQAQAKKFVCPCHGAEYGVDGKVQKDPATKPLKTYAAKIEGDSVVVKQS